A DNA window from Piliocolobus tephrosceles isolate RC106 chromosome 9, ASM277652v3, whole genome shotgun sequence contains the following coding sequences:
- the ZNF488 gene encoding zinc finger protein 488 isoform X2 has product MAAGKWVPLSPSAENRWRLSEPELGRGHKPVLLEKTNRLGPEAAVGRAGRDVGSVELALLAAPGKPRPGKPLPLKARGEQRQSAFTELPRMKDRQVDAQAQKGEHDDPTGQPGALQLTQDIPRGPAGSKVFSVWPSRARGEQRSAFSKPTKRPAEGPGPTSVFPAGECADTLGELSGLLNTADLACWGRLSTPKLLVGDFWNLQALPQNAPLCSTFLGAPTLWLEHTQAQVPPPLSSSTTSWALLPPTLTSLGLSTQNWCAKCNLSFRLTSDLVFHMRSHHKKEHAGPDTHSQKQREEALACPVCQEHFRERHHLSRHMTSHS; this is encoded by the coding sequence ATGGCAGCTGGGAAGTGGGTCCCGTTGAGCCCATCGGCTGAAAACAGATGGCGACTTAGCGAACCTGAGCTGGGCCGGGGCCACAAGCCAGTGCTGCTGGAGAAGACAAACCGCCTGGGCCCTGAGGCTGCTGTGGGCAGGGCGGGCCGGGATGTGGGCAGTGTGGAGCTGGCACTGTTGGCAGCCCCAGGCAAGCCCCGACCTGGCAAGCCACTGCCCCTGAAGGCACGTGGGGAGCAGAGGCAGAGCGCCTTCACAGAGCTGCCGAGGATGAAGGACCGGCAGGTGGATGCTCAGGCCCAGAAGGGGGAGCACGATGACCCCACAGGCCAGCCTGGCGCCCTGCAGCTGACCCAGGACATCCCCAGAGGCCCAGCCGGCAGCAAAGTCTTCTCTGTGTGGCCCAGCAGAGCACGAGGTGAGCAGAGAAGCGCCTTTAGCAAACCAACCAAGCGACCAGCAGAGGGGCCTGGGCCAACCTCAGTCTTCCCTGCAGGGGAATGTGCAGACACCCTGGGGGAACTGTCTGGACTCCTCAACACCGCAGACCTCGCTTGTTGGGGTCGACTTTCAACTCCCAAGCTTTTGGTTGGTGATTTCTGGAACTTGCAAGCATTACCACAGAATGCTCCACTCTGCAGCACTTTCCTGGGTGCCCCCACACTGTGGCTGGAGCATACCCAGGCCCAGGTACCCCCACCCTTGTCATCCTCCACCACTTCCTGGGCCCTCCTGCCACCCACCCTCACCTCCCTGGGCTTGTCCACCCAGAACTGGTGTGCAAAGTGCAACCTGTCCTTCCGCCTGACGTCCGACCTGGTCTTCCACATGCGGTCCCACCACAAAAAGGAGCATGCAGGGCCTGATACACATtctcagaagcagagagaagaggcCCTCGCCTGCCCTGTGTGCCAGGAGCACTTCCGGGAGCGCCACCACCTCTCCAGGCACATGACTTCTCACAGCTAA
- the ZNF488 gene encoding zinc finger protein 488 isoform X1 produces the protein MHVTTVTLAGPGALWPSVSSPVSQGASTSHGSLLGQALQNPKPPKTDGCQSGHRAYPVAPALVITMAAGKWVPLSPSAENRWRLSEPELGRGHKPVLLEKTNRLGPEAAVGRAGRDVGSVELALLAAPGKPRPGKPLPLKARGEQRQSAFTELPRMKDRQVDAQAQKGEHDDPTGQPGALQLTQDIPRGPAGSKVFSVWPSRARGEQRSAFSKPTKRPAEGPGPTSVFPAGECADTLGELSGLLNTADLACWGRLSTPKLLVGDFWNLQALPQNAPLCSTFLGAPTLWLEHTQAQVPPPLSSSTTSWALLPPTLTSLGLSTQNWCAKCNLSFRLTSDLVFHMRSHHKKEHAGPDTHSQKQREEALACPVCQEHFRERHHLSRHMTSHS, from the exons ATGCATGTGACAACAGTGACCCTCGCGGGTCCCGG GGCCCTGTGGCCGAGTGTGTCCAGCCCAGTGTCACAGGGAGCTTCCACATCTCATGGCTCCTTGCTGGGCCAAGCCCTCCAGAACCCCAAACCCCCAAAGACTGATGGCTGCCAGAGCGGCCACCGTGCTTATCCTGTGGCCCCGGCCCTGGTGATCACCATGGCAGCTGGGAAGTGGGTCCCGTTGAGCCCATCGGCTGAAAACAGATGGCGACTTAGCGAACCTGAGCTGGGCCGGGGCCACAAGCCAGTGCTGCTGGAGAAGACAAACCGCCTGGGCCCTGAGGCTGCTGTGGGCAGGGCGGGCCGGGATGTGGGCAGTGTGGAGCTGGCACTGTTGGCAGCCCCAGGCAAGCCCCGACCTGGCAAGCCACTGCCCCTGAAGGCACGTGGGGAGCAGAGGCAGAGCGCCTTCACAGAGCTGCCGAGGATGAAGGACCGGCAGGTGGATGCTCAGGCCCAGAAGGGGGAGCACGATGACCCCACAGGCCAGCCTGGCGCCCTGCAGCTGACCCAGGACATCCCCAGAGGCCCAGCCGGCAGCAAAGTCTTCTCTGTGTGGCCCAGCAGAGCACGAGGTGAGCAGAGAAGCGCCTTTAGCAAACCAACCAAGCGACCAGCAGAGGGGCCTGGGCCAACCTCAGTCTTCCCTGCAGGGGAATGTGCAGACACCCTGGGGGAACTGTCTGGACTCCTCAACACCGCAGACCTCGCTTGTTGGGGTCGACTTTCAACTCCCAAGCTTTTGGTTGGTGATTTCTGGAACTTGCAAGCATTACCACAGAATGCTCCACTCTGCAGCACTTTCCTGGGTGCCCCCACACTGTGGCTGGAGCATACCCAGGCCCAGGTACCCCCACCCTTGTCATCCTCCACCACTTCCTGGGCCCTCCTGCCACCCACCCTCACCTCCCTGGGCTTGTCCACCCAGAACTGGTGTGCAAAGTGCAACCTGTCCTTCCGCCTGACGTCCGACCTGGTCTTCCACATGCGGTCCCACCACAAAAAGGAGCATGCAGGGCCTGATACACATtctcagaagcagagagaagaggcCCTCGCCTGCCCTGTGTGCCAGGAGCACTTCCGGGAGCGCCACCACCTCTCCAGGCACATGACTTCTCACAGCTAA